From a region of the Paracoccus sp. TOH genome:
- a CDS encoding ABC transporter ATP-binding protein: MRLSTTALGWKAGPRRIVEDVTLEIASGETFGLIGPNGSGKSTLLRLIAGLLPRAEGEVRLDGTSLSRLSRRQIARRIALVEQQADTDESLSVRAAVELGRTPWLSALQPLGAADAQIVDQALAAVGMAQMTGAHWPTLSGGERQRVHIARALAQRPRLLLLDEPTNHLDIHHQLALLRLVDRLPVTVILALHDLNQAMGCDRLGVMADGRLIACGRPRDVLTPARLARTFRVGATALTDPADHATLLRFRCLEE, encoded by the coding sequence ATGAGACTGTCCACCACCGCCCTGGGCTGGAAGGCCGGGCCGCGCCGCATCGTCGAGGACGTGACGCTTGAGATCGCGTCAGGCGAGACCTTCGGCCTGATCGGCCCCAACGGCTCGGGCAAGTCGACGCTGCTGCGGCTGATCGCCGGGCTGCTGCCGCGCGCCGAGGGCGAGGTGCGGCTGGACGGCACATCGCTGTCCCGGCTGTCCCGGCGGCAGATCGCCCGTCGCATCGCCCTGGTCGAACAGCAGGCCGATACCGACGAGTCGCTCTCTGTCCGCGCTGCCGTCGAGCTGGGCCGCACCCCATGGCTGTCGGCGCTGCAGCCGCTTGGCGCGGCGGATGCGCAGATCGTCGATCAGGCGCTGGCCGCGGTCGGCATGGCCCAGATGACCGGCGCGCATTGGCCCACCCTGTCGGGGGGCGAGCGCCAGCGCGTGCATATCGCCCGCGCCCTGGCGCAGCGCCCCCGGCTTCTGCTGCTGGACGAGCCGACCAACCATCTGGACATCCACCACCAGCTTGCGCTGCTGCGGCTGGTGGACCGCCTGCCGGTGACGGTGATCCTGGCGCTGCACGACCTGAACCAGGCCATGGGCTGCGACCGGTTGGGGGTGATGGCGGACGGGCGCCTGATCGCCTGCGGCCGGCCCCGGGATGTGCTGACCCCTGCCCGCCTGGCCCGGACCTTCCGCGTCGGCGCGACGGCCCTGACCGACCCGGCCGACCACGCCACTCTGCTTCGCTTTCGCTGCCTCGAAGAATAG
- a CDS encoding alpha/beta hydrolase → MATAIYRGMTRQDLDTAYSNTGRLADFPGLMRDFRARSAALYAEQDCRRDLHYGPGARQTYDWLSCGRPDAPVFVFIHGGYWQSCVKEDFAFCAAGPMARGHDVILAEYTLAPEAPMTQIVAEIGRLLDHLAPRIAGRPLCLAGHSAGGHLAAMHRGHPAVGSVLAISGLFDLEPIGLGALNDKLQLTPAEIAACSPQRHIAAGAPTLVAVGAGELPELMRQSDDYAAACRRAGQPAALLHVAGCDHFQVLDDLADPAGAQLTALARLGR, encoded by the coding sequence ATGGCGACGGCGATCTATCGCGGCATGACCCGACAGGACCTGGACACGGCCTACAGCAACACCGGCAGGCTTGCGGATTTTCCGGGGCTGATGCGGGACTTCCGCGCCCGCAGCGCCGCCCTCTATGCCGAGCAGGATTGCCGGCGCGACCTGCATTACGGCCCCGGCGCGCGCCAGACCTACGACTGGTTGTCCTGCGGCAGGCCGGATGCGCCGGTCTTCGTCTTCATCCACGGCGGCTATTGGCAAAGCTGCGTCAAGGAGGATTTCGCCTTTTGCGCCGCCGGGCCGATGGCGCGCGGCCATGACGTGATCCTGGCCGAATACACGCTGGCGCCCGAGGCCCCGATGACGCAGATCGTGGCCGAGATCGGGCGCCTGCTCGATCATCTGGCGCCCCGGATTGCCGGGCGGCCGCTCTGCCTGGCCGGGCATTCCGCCGGCGGGCACCTGGCCGCCATGCATCGCGGCCACCCGGCGGTGGGCTCGGTGCTGGCGATCAGCGGCCTGTTCGATCTTGAGCCCATCGGCCTGGGGGCGCTGAACGACAAGCTGCAACTGACCCCGGCCGAGATCGCCGCCTGCAGCCCGCAGCGCCACATCGCTGCCGGCGCGCCGACGCTGGTCGCGGTCGGGGCCGGGGAGCTGCCCGAACTGATGCGGCAATCCGACGATTACGCCGCGGCCTGCCGGCGGGCGGGCCAGCCGGCGGCGCTGCTGCATGTTGCCGGTTGCGACCATTTCCAGGTGCTGGACGACCTTGCCGACCCGGCCGGCGCGCAACTGACCGCGCTGGCCCGGCTGGGCCGGTGA